A section of the Phycisphaeraceae bacterium genome encodes:
- a CDS encoding RDD family protein — protein sequence MPYHRIITPEQVYFRYEIGGLASRVMAWFVDQLFILILYAAVVLLTGWLAGFLGMASSLSMASWVAAIAFVGLLAIDFGYYAFFELRWGGQSPGKRIMNLRVISTRGTRLRFAEVVIRNVVRWIDNTIIFIAFIGAAVAFIDPLHRRLGDLAADTIVIRDSKLSLPSALLRQQSRVNTFQTDTAIRNRILSRVTRDERDLIFDLMMRRDELDPAVREDLFAIAAKLFRQRYALPEDMDYLSDEQTVMNLGLVVQSMTFTS from the coding sequence GTGCCCTACCATCGCATCATCACGCCTGAGCAGGTTTATTTTCGTTACGAGATCGGCGGTCTGGCCAGCCGCGTGATGGCGTGGTTTGTCGATCAGCTTTTCATCCTGATTTTGTATGCGGCAGTGGTTCTGTTAACCGGATGGCTGGCGGGGTTTCTGGGGATGGCCTCAAGCCTCTCGATGGCTTCATGGGTGGCAGCGATCGCCTTTGTCGGGCTGCTGGCCATCGACTTTGGCTATTACGCCTTCTTCGAGCTGCGCTGGGGCGGCCAATCTCCCGGCAAGCGAATCATGAACCTGCGGGTGATCTCCACCCGCGGCACAAGGCTGCGCTTCGCGGAGGTCGTCATCCGCAACGTGGTCCGATGGATCGACAACACGATCATCTTCATCGCGTTCATCGGTGCTGCGGTCGCGTTCATCGATCCGCTGCATCGACGCCTCGGCGATCTGGCGGCGGATACCATTGTGATCCGCGATTCCAAGCTCAGCCTGCCCTCAGCTCTGCTCCGTCAGCAAAGCCGGGTGAATACGTTCCAGACGGATACCGCCATCCGCAATCGCATCCTCTCACGGGTGACGCGCGATGAGCGTGATCTGATCTTTGACCTCATGATGCGGCGTGATGAGCTTGACCCCGCGGTGCGCGAGGACTTGTTTGCGATTGCTGCCAAGCTGTTTCGTCAACGGTACGCCCTGCCGGAAGACATGGATTACCTCAGCGATGAACAGACGGTGATGAATCTGGGACTTGTGGTGCAGAGCATGACGTTCACGTCCTGA